In Lineus longissimus chromosome 5, tnLinLong1.2, whole genome shotgun sequence, the genomic stretch GCAATAGTACAAAACCTACGCCATCTCGCGACGCATCACATGAAACGGTCACATCCTTTTTCGGATCGAAATATGTCAATACCGGTGACTTCACTAAGAGTTCTTTGAGTCTCTGGAATGCTTTCTTATGATTCTCATCAAACACAAATGCCACGTCTTTTTTCAGTAAGTCCCTGAGAAGTCGAGTCTCCTCAGCCATGTTGGGTATGAATTTGCTCACATACGCTATCATTCCCAAGAATCTCTGCAACTCTTGCTTGCATTTCGGATTTTTCAACTGTGTGATGGCATTGAGCCTATCTTCATCAATCCTCATCCCCTGCTGATCAAACAGAAGACCTATGTACTTTACTTCGGTTTCTTCAAGTACACATTTCTGCCAGTTTAGTTTCAAGTTCTTTTCTCGGCATACTTCCAGAACTTCTCTCACTCGTTTCTTCAGCGTTTCCTTGTCTGCGGCATGAATCAAAATATCGTCTATGTACACTTCTACACCGACTAAATGACTGAACATATCGGTCATATATTTCTGATACACCTGACTGCTAAGTTTAAGTCCATATGGGAGcctgttgaatttgaaattcccgAATGGAGTTGAAAAAGTTGTGAGGATCGAGCTTTCCTCCTCAAGCAAAATTTGCCAGAAAGAAGCTTTTGCGTCTAGTTTCGCAAAGTACTTTGAGCCAGATAACTTTGAAGCAAGTTCTTCTTGTGTCGGGATTCTGAAATGATCAGTCACAATATATTTGTTCAAGTTTCTCGGATTTAAACAAATTCTCAGCTCTTTATTTGGCTTTTCCACCACGACCATCGAATTTATCCAGTCTGTGGCTTTCTCAACTTTAGAAATAATGCCTTCTTTCAGCATCTTGTTCAACTCACGTTTTATACGTTTTATCAGCGCAAACGGAATTCTTCACGGCGGATTTTGTTTTGGCTTTGGGTCCTTTAACTTGATTTCAACTTTTGGCGCATTCAGTCCATCTAGCTTAGTACTGAAAACATCACGGTATTCACGGTACAACTCATGTTCATCAGGTTTGTCCTCCTTTTCAATGTCAACAGTATTTATGGTGACAACGTTCAAATCGCACAACGCAGGAAATCCCAGGATGGGTATGCGGTTACCCTCAGTAACAAAGAAATCAAGTTCTTTATCACGTACTTCCACTCGACATTTTCCAACGAGGGCAATCTTTTCTCCAGTGTAAGAGAATAACTTAACATCAGCTCGCATTAATTTAGCACTCAGTTTCAAGGATTTATGCACATGCGCAGGAATCAAGTTCACCTGTGACCCTGTGTCAACT encodes the following:
- the LOC135488550 gene encoding uncharacterized protein LOC135488550; this translates as MKSSVSNNQCFVTAWLNGKQKVKFKVDTGSQVNLIPAHVHKSLKLSAKLMRADVKLFSYTGEKIALVGKCRVEVRDKELDFFVTEGNRIPILGFPALCDLNVVTINTVDIEKEDKPDEHELYREYRDVFSTKLDGLNAPKVEIKLKDPKPKQNPP